Genomic segment of Salvia splendens isolate huo1 chromosome 12, SspV2, whole genome shotgun sequence:
AGTCTATGGGCGACATACGAGAGAAACGAGACAGACACTTTGGGAAAAGTTGGGAGACATCTCGCTGGCTGTGGATGGAAGGCCATGGCTAGTGGGAGGAGATTTCAACATGTTCCTGACTAATGAAGAGAGACAGGGGAGTGATACAGACAGACATAGAGACATGATGGAGTTTGCCGACGCTATTGCCGAGTGCCAGCTGATTGACCCAGGTTTTGACGGACCGATCTTCACATGGCACAGAGGATGGCTTTGGGAGAGGTTGGACCGCATCCTGATTGGAGAACATTGGACATCAGTTTTTGCCACGACCAGAGTGACGCATTTGACAAGATTCAGCTCTGATCATGCACCACTTTTGGTGAGGTGTCGTTTTCTGTCCAAACCGCGAGACCAGCCTTCAGATTTCAGAATATGTGGGTGAGACATGAGACTTTTAGGGACGAGATTGCCAGAGTCTGGGAGGCAGAAACATGTTATAATGGCATGATGAACCTCCAGCTTAAACTTATCAGGATCAAGAAGTCATTAAAGGTATGGAACAAAGAGGTGTTTGGCAACATCCTCCAGAACCTAAAGGATGCAGAACAATCAGTTCTTGAAGCACAGACCCTTTACGATAGTGACCCGACACCAGCACATAGAGCTGAATTCAGCAGAGTGTCTGCAGAGCTCATCGTCACGGCCAAGATGGAGGAGGAATTTTGGAGGCAAAAGACGGCCATTAAATGGGCTACTGGTGGAGAAAgaactccaaattcttccatggcTGGGTTAGACAGAAGGGAGTTAAGTCAAGGATACACACAGTTGAGGTTGGgtgatacgattattattattattattattattattattattattatttagttagttaattatggatttgcatatctttttcatatcttttgtcttgctcattaagttagtatccactattataaatagtggacattgttagtcattttgatcattcaagaaatatcaattatccttctattttattttctcttactctctttcctttcaagcgtgcaaaacgcacaaaatcataattttgatgccggattgatcgacgggcaaaagctcccgcgacgttcaaCGCAAAATCTaagagttaaggaacttcatccttaacaattggtgctttcattgagagctcttcCTCCGAATCGCTATCTACATGTCGTACGGCTACACCGGATATCAACTCCGGCAGGCGGATTACCACACATGGCAGCCCGTACCTCAACCCCTGCTCCATCCGATCAGAGCGTTAGATCAACaaccatcatatccatatccacaggatgggagactccacccacaacaccatccctaccaagcccgtcaaccccacttcctgggacccgccatggctgCGCCACGAAACTGCGTATCAGCAACCATCTTCCTACGAGCAAGATTTGTACTCGCCACCACCGCCCTCTTGTTGAGACCCGCCAAGGTTGTGCACGCAGCAGGGATACTCTCAGCCTTATCAACCGCCTCAGCAGCCACACCACACCGCGCTCAGACAACCCACTAGCTGGGATCCACCTACCTACTGGGAGACAACGGGACAACGCCCCTTCCACGAGGTCTCGGCATACGATCATCCGCTGCCCCCAACCATAACTCAGGATGGAATCAACCCGCGCCACAGCCATCTTGTCCAGCCACCACCACGGCACATCCGACTCTCGCACAACTTCAACAATTGTTGGAAGCGTGCTACAGGATGGAGTCTCGCCTTGTTGCAGCCAACCGACGCATCGACAACATGCTTCCTCCCGAGCTGCCTGAACCTGCGCAGCCCTACGGCTCCCAAATTTTTGGGTTTGGGGACCTCGTTCAGCACCTTCCTCCATCAGGAAGTAGCAAGGCTTCGCCGGGGCCGTCGGGTTTAGTCCCCTACGACTCATTGGCTCCGCCGCAGCAGTCGAGTAAAACACCACCACCCTTTGAGCACTACTTCCACAATCTGTCGACGCCGTCAAAAGACTACCACCAGCAACTTCCTCCTCCAAAAACCTATCAGCCGCCCCCACCGTCAGCTTTGATTCCTGATTGTGATCGAGTTGAGGAAGGCTTTGCTGATTCTGCCAAGAAGATTCCTGTTTCTTTTGTTGTTTTTGGTGGAGTCGAAAATgttgagaagatagagaagGCCAGTCCGGATTCCGCATGCAAAGAGAAACTGGTTCACGGTTGCATCGAGATTCAGTGCGCGCGACAATTGAATGCTTCTCGATTCAAGATTCCCTAAGTCCAGATTGGTTTGGGTAGTTCCATTGTGGACAACGCATCGCTGAAATTATTGAGTGATTCATCTCATGTTAGGGTTGtcgcaagtatgaatcatcaATCAACATTGCTCGACGCCGATGCCCGGTTGATTCCTCCGCAAAATGACACTCtatgcttgagcattcatggacgcattgatgcagggagacgctcaactattcggtgtatgtttgacccaggtggattcctcgacactcatcgttgcttcatggtgcccaccttgaggacaaggtggatttcaactgTGGGGAagttgatacgattattattattattattattattattattattattattattattattattattattattattattattgttattattattattattattattattattattatttagttagttaattatggatttgcatatctttttcatatcttttgtcttgctcattaagttagtatccactattataaatagtggacattgttagtcattttgatcattcaagaaatatcaattatccttctattttattttctcttactctctttcctttcaaacgtgcaaaacgcacaaaatcataattttgacgccggattgatcgacgggcaaaagctcccgcgacgttcgacgcaaaatctaagagttaaggaacttcatccttaacattGGGGGCCAGGCACTGACAGATGAGACAGAGATCAGGGAGTCGGCAGCAGCCTTCTTTCAGCAGCTTCTGACATGTCTTCTCCGTAACTCGTCTCGCCAAGACCTGCCCGTTTATGGCTCGAtcattgtgaatgctcttagtAATTCCAATTGTTCAaaggatattgaaaatagaagTTAATCTAATTAGAGCTGTAATTTAGTCAATATATCTAAAACTAGGCTACACATTACATTAGTTTTACTACGTTCAtgtctaatttttatttttatttacgtGGATATGCCAATTTGCCAATTTTCCGAAAAAATCCCCTGACTAAGTGATTTATtgtcaattaaaataatactcctaagaCAGTAAAATTCATAACAGTtgctgttttatttttttaaataaagtaagaaatcattgaaaacatatttttaacatagtaaaaaataacaatataaaTTATTTGTTATATAAACTCTCTTATTCTTTGGTTTGACTAATTagtgaagaaagaataaagagaaaaaaaaaatcaaaatctggGTTATAAATTACTCAGAAGAAGACCGTGATCGAAAAGAaaagtttatttatttgtatatttttgggaGTAAGAGGGGTAATTGAGTAATTTTAGGATGCACACCAATCCCAAGAGCTGTCTGAAGTCAGCCCTTCGTCAATATCGCGATGCTATCGATAATCGAAAATGGTACTAAACCAAAACAAAAGAACCCTAATTCCATAAAAACTGAAATTAGTAAAGAAATTGGAAAAGAGTTTCTCCCAAAAGTTTCAACTCTATCAACGTTCTCAACTCTCTTCCAGATTTTACCCCCTAATTTTGCGTACTCCGTGACTAGATCTGCTCTCGCTCTCGATCACCGGAATCCCTAAATATTTCGATCATACGCGTAACTACCACTTTACATCTGATTGTGATGAAAACTGGATAATTTTGCTTTTATTCAGAGGGTTTTTCAATGGCGGATGCACTATCCGTGGTTCCGGCAGCCGTTCTCCGTAACCTCTCTGATAAGCTCTACGAGAAGCGGAAGAATGCTGCTTTGGAGGTGCACAATTTGCATATGCATACAATTTTACTTGCTCTTTTAGAATTTTGTTTGTGTCATTTGCCGTTTATCCTtctgtttattttgtttttcttggATCTAGGTGGAGGGGATAGTGAAACAATTAGCGATGTCCGGTGATCATGATAAGATCACTGCACTGATCAATTTGCTGACTAATGAATATACCTACTCGCCCCAAGCGAATCATCGTAAAGTATGTTTTTAGGCTTTATTCATTTAGCTTTTCCATATCTACTTATTGAAGTATCTGAAAGTTCCAAATTGATGTGATGCGTTGTGCTGGTGGAGAATTTTGCTTTGCTCATTTTCTTGTTTGCCTGTTCTTTTTGGGTTTAGGGAGGTTTGATAGGATTGGCAGCAGCAACAGTGGGTTTGACTACAGAAGCTGCACAACATCTTGATGTAAGAATGCCGCCTTGATTTTTTaccttctttttttcttttggctGTGTTATTATGCAGCCTTCAAAAAGTTGATCAGTGGCTTTATATTTTTCCTGATATATCTTCAAACCAGTGGTGTGGACAGTTTTCAATTGGTAAATAGAAATATTATGGTTTGATGTATATCCTAAGAGTGTTCAGGGTAAAGAAATAACACTATTGACACAATGCATTGGCTGGCCATAGTGGAGCTAACACTACCTATACCTATGTCTAGAAGAACTTTTAGCTCTTGCTGTATGGACCCCGGTGATATGTTAGATTACTTATTGTAAAGTGGTGTGATGTTAAACACTCCTTGTATTTATTTGAGGATTATGTTTGAAGTTTGTATGTTTGTGGCCCTAAGAGAAGGATACTTTTCTACTTGATTATGTGTTTATGATTCTTTGACAATGGTGTATGCTGAATTGCATCTTTAGAAGAAGCAGAACAATGCTATAATTATTATTAACTATGACAACTGTTGTTTTATAACTCTGTATCTGTATGCATGCTGTATGTTCCTTGTTAGAACTTCTTGTGACATTTTCTAAGAGGAAATTTCATATATTTCTGATATTATTTTCTGTATCatttatgtatatctgtttctGCGTTCCCTGCCTGTAGTTTACTTCCAATTTTTTATCGGCAAAATATCTTGGGGTTGTCCCAGTAAACTTTGTATTTGATTCATTTATTTCTCCTTTGGGGTCAAAGCAAATTGTTCCACCAGTCTTGAACTCCTTCGCCGATCAAGATAGCAGAGTTCGTTATTACGCTTGTGAAGCTCTGTATAACATTGCAAAGGTGGGTAAAAGGATCTCTGCTATACTCATTTCCTTTTATTCATCTGGGATTCATTATCGGTAATTTGCAGGTTGTCAGAGGCGATTTTATAGTGTTCTTCAACCAGATATTTGATGCACTGTGTAAGCTCTCAGCAGATTCAGATGCCAATGTACAGAGCGCTGCTCATCTTTTAGATAGACTTGTAAAGGTGTTGATTTCTTTTATCCTTAAATTGAAGATTGTAagatagtactattaattaaagCTTCAAAGAGTAATTATTGTTCCTTTTTGTTTGGCTTTGTTTGAATGCAGGACATAGTCACTGAGAGTGATCAATTTAGGTCTGTCATCTAATTGTTCATGTCTCTTTATCTGTTTTTAGTAATCGATTCTCTAGTTGACCTCAACATGTAACAATTTATTTAACTTGGCACTAATGCTTCTTCAACATGCACAGCATCGAAGAATTCATACCTTTGTTGAGGGAACGAATGAACGTCTTGAACCCTTATGTCCGTCAATTTTTGGTTGGCTGGATTACTGTTCTAGATAGCGTTCCTGATATAGACATGCTAGGTTTCCTTCCAGATTTTCTTGATGGTGGGTGTCCGAGTCGGAGTTTTTATTTGCTCTATTGTTGTTGATGCTGTTATATTGCACATATTAATTATTGATAATGTAATTGTAGGCTTATTTAACATGCTGAGTGATTCCAGCCATGAAATAAGGCAACAAGCTGATTCAGCACTTTCTGAGTTTCTTCAAGAAATCAAGAACTCTCCAGTAAGACTTATGCTACTTATGACCTAGCACAATTTGCACTCTTATGTGTTTGTACAAACTAGATTTCTTAAGACAAGGATTAGTTTTTTCCAAATATGGGTGCTGAAAACTACTACATCAGTGAGGTCATGGAAGTGAACCTTTTATCTCACCTATATGTTGGATTCACTAGTAAGTTGATACTATTGTGCGCTCGGAACTTGTGATGCATCAGCTATGGcaattatttattattgtttATTCTGATTAATTGTCGACTTAAGCAGATTTATTATCTGGATGACTTGAACTAACATGTCTAATTGCTGTACAATAGCTTTAATAAGTGAAACTAGCTTGCATAACAACTTATAATTTCCTGACGAGGCAAATATTTTCTacaattttctctcttatttattttttcgacTCTTACCCTAAAGATTCAAACTGCAGAAAATCTTACCCGGTACTAgctaaaatacaaaattatgaCAACTTTTATTATGCAGTATTGATGCCAAGTTGATGTATGATATCCCTTAGTGacttaattgatttttttacaaAAGATCCTTCTGGATATGGATAAGAAACTTTAGCATATCAAGGAATTCTAAGTTCTAATATAACTATCAGTAGGCTGCTACAGGTATCATAATCTAAGATATATCTTATCATAATTATTGTCATTAGAGGCACTCCAAGATAATGAAACAGTAGAATTAGAAAAAAACTACTTTATCTAGGAAATGACTACTTTCTCCCCCACTCCTCTCCAAAGAAGATGGATGTCCACTTCAAACTACCTAACAAAGCAAGGACTCTGAAACTTTTGGGGAAGAATGAAAATCAGTAGAGGATATCTATGGAGTCATGGGCTATTAAACCAAACTAGAAGATATCAGTTTTTGTTCTGGATCTGAAAGCTTATGGTTCCCATGTTGGAATTGGATTTTCAAGCAATGTTGatttcattttccattttggataACTTCATATCAATTTTCTGACTGAAGCCCATATTGAAGTCTGTAGATTATGGCCGCATGGCTGAGATACTGGTGCAGAGGGCAGCTTCACCCGATGAATTTACTCGACTGACTGCTATTACCTGGGTAAAGTGTATTCATGCACAAGATGCCAGCATTTACCTTGTTGATGACTTGATCAAAGTAAATATTATGCTGATCTTTCTGGATAAGTGTGATTGAGTTCTGCTTATTCTACTACACAGATTACTGAGTTTGTAAAGCTTGGTGGAGACCAACTTGTTCCTCATTATGCTGATATTCTTGGTGCAATCTTACCTTGCATATCAGATAAGGAAGACAAGATCAGAGTTGTAAGTTCCTATTTGAGATGATCAAGTGCTTGTTTAGTTGCCTTACCCATGaccatttcatattcaatcGTACTTGTCACTCCTATACATTCTCGTATACATTTTTTTATGCTTCAAATTCAATAGGCTTATAGATTTTTTTTGTCAGGTTGCCCGCGAAACAAATGAAGAACTTAGAGGAATCCAAGCTGCTCCAGGTGTAGGATTTGATGTTGGAGCCATCCTTTCCGTAGCTAGGAGGTAATCATCTCCTTGGATTGAATGAACATTTAGCGACATTTATTTGATGTAGCTAGGCATCTTGATGCACCTTAGAAAATGTGAGAACTTAAAATAATGGTGCAATGATTTGCTTTTACCTTGAAGTGTTCCACTAGTCTTGCAATATCTCAAACTGGGTATGCGGAATAGTAAATGTTACTTTTGGCCATGTTTATCAGGCATCTGTCTAGTGAATGGGAGGCTACACGAATTGAAGCACTGCATTGGATATCAACCCTGTTAAATAGTCATTGGGAAGGGGTAATCAATAACCTTCCTTTAGTTACTCACTGGTTTGTTAATGTGATTATATTATAGAACATGGATGAAATTGTTGTAGAATTCATTGACACCGTCGACTTGCGTAAAATTTAAAGTATATTTGTTTCCAAGTGTAGTAGATAGTTACTCACTTGCATAAAATCATAATTTTCTTGTGTAAGCTGTGGCTTTTAGTATCTTGGGAGCTTGGGGTTTATTAACGAGTTTAATTGATAAACAATCTGTCAAGATAATTGTGGTATCTTTGAGGTGGATTTTAGCTTTTTGAGGGTTTTAGTTGGGAAATAGGTTTTGATCTTGGGATTTAGTTTATGGCTGGTGTTAGTATGATGACCCAATCATCACAGCCACCAAAAGAATGCTCTGTGAAATGCTTAACTTCTCAATAAGTAGGTCTAGAGGTTTGAGTAATTGAGTCTCGGACCTTCTGTATCTTAGATACACACTGTCATTTGTGTCTTGTAAcagagttattttttttatttctttttcattaTATCATTATATCCAAAATGCTTTAAGGGTTCAATACAGTACATTAATAAGTTGACtatgtttaaaaaaatatgcattCCTTTCAAAATTCATACTGATTTTACTTTTACCTTGCAGTTTGTGATTTATGTCATGTTAGCATTGAACTTTAGTTTGACTTAACGTTTGGGCTTCACGAATGTTGTTCTTGTCTTCTTATTGGATCAGGTCTTATCATTCCTGAGCGATGTTTTTGAAACTCTTTTAAAGGCACTTTCAGATCCTTCTGATGAGGTATCTTCTTGCAATCctgtaattattttataaatgcaCTTTTTACTGTCTTTGACCTAGTGTGACCAGAACTTTTAGAATATTTCAACTTTACAAGTAAAATTTGGAGCTTATTACTTGAGTCTTAGGCTCTTAGCTTAACTTTACAGTTCATGAATTTTCTTGGATGAACATAGTATGGTGCTAATAATTGTAACTTTTTAGTTTCTAAACTGGTAGTTGACATGCTTCTCACTTAAAGATGAGCTGTGAGCGGAACTCATCTCTTATATGCTATTTTCCACTTCATTATGGTTTGGCTTTGAGATATGACTTTATAATTGCTAAAATGGTTGATTCCCCATTAAGGAAGTTCAGACTGCATGGTTTGACTGCTTTCTCTTCAGGTAGTGCTTTTGGTGCTTGAGGTCCATGCACGCATTGCTGAAGATGAGAAGCATTTCCACCAGCTCATTGTTTACTTAGTTCAAAATTTTCGGGATGACAACTCTCTCTTGGAGAAGTGAGTCTTTAGCTATGTGTGTGTAATTTCTCCCTTGCCACTCTCCCCATCCCCGTTCTTTGACTTATCCTTTTGGGCTGGTAAATGCTAAAGTATTTCTTGTTATAGTTTGTGTAGTGATAAGTTGCACTTTTTTGCGGTGCAGACGGGGTGCTTTGATCATTCGTAGATTATGTGTGCTTTTAGACGCAGAAAGAGTTTATAGGAAGCTTTCGACTATACTTCAAGGAGAACCTGAATTGGATTTTGCATCTATTATGGTTCAGGTATCATCTCTTTGTGCACCTATGGAGTGTTTGTTGTATTGTCTAATCAATTTATTTAACTATCCAATTTCCATTTCTATATTTCTCTCTCAGGCTTTGAATTTGATTTTGCTTACTTCATCTGAGTTGGCTACCCTTCGTGACCTCCTGAAAAAAACCTTGTTTGATGCTGATGCAAAAGATTTGTTCCTTTCTATATATGCTTCATGGTGCCATTCACCAATGGCTATTATAAGCCTTTGCCTATTAGCTCA
This window contains:
- the LOC121757501 gene encoding uncharacterized protein LOC121757501 gives rise to the protein MTSQFLVWNAQGVANVRTKKHLRYLIREHKILFAAVIEPQRTPPALGRNFQGLRFAGSNESGHIWILAHEDWTVEVVDDSRQALHVKVSAAVFPFPIYTTIVYGRHTRETRQTLWEKLGDISLAVDGRPWLVGGDFNMFLTNEERQGSDTDRHRDMMEFADAIAECQLIDPGFDGPIFTWHRGWLWERLDRILIGEHWTSVFATTRVTHLTRFSSDHAPLLVRCRFLSKPRDQPSDFRICGIKKSLKVWNKEVFGNILQNLKDAEQSVLEAQTLYDSDPTPAHRAEFSRVSAELIVTAKMEEEFWRQKTAIKWATGGERTPNSSMAGMESRLVAANRRIDNMLPPELPEPAQPYGSQIFGFGDLVQHLPPSGSSKASPGPSGLVPYDSLAPPQQSSKTPPPFEHYFHNLSTPSKDYHQQLPPPKTYQPPPPSALIPDCDRVEEGFADSAKKIPVSFVVFGGVENVEKIEKASPDSACKEKLVHGCIEIQCARQLNASRFKIP
- the LOC121759135 gene encoding protein VAC14 homolog, with translation MADALSVVPAAVLRNLSDKLYEKRKNAALEVEGIVKQLAMSGDHDKITALINLLTNEYTYSPQANHRKGGLIGLAAATVGLTTEAAQHLDQIVPPVLNSFADQDSRVRYYACEALYNIAKVVRGDFIVFFNQIFDALCKLSADSDANVQSAAHLLDRLVKDIVTESDQFSIEEFIPLLRERMNVLNPYVRQFLVGWITVLDSVPDIDMLGFLPDFLDGLFNMLSDSSHEIRQQADSALSEFLQEIKNSPSVDYGRMAEILVQRAASPDEFTRLTAITWITEFVKLGGDQLVPHYADILGAILPCISDKEDKIRVVARETNEELRGIQAAPGVGFDVGAILSVARRHLSSEWEATRIEALHWISTLLNSHWEGVLSFLSDVFETLLKALSDPSDEVVLLVLEVHARIAEDEKHFHQLIVYLVQNFRDDNSLLEKRGALIIRRLCVLLDAERVYRKLSTILQGEPELDFASIMVQALNLILLTSSELATLRDLLKKTLFDADAKDLFLSIYASWCHSPMAIISLCLLAQTYHHASTVIQALVEEDINVKFLVQLDKLIHLLETPTFAYLRLQLLEPGRYIWLLKALYGLLMLLPQQSVAFKILRTRLKTVPPYSFSGEQFKRLSPGKAFTEVNHVGGSQIAEDGDGDTRNGHNGINFASLLKDFVRVQEQHRAHSKMQSQVRCSSSSSKDIQRPEEASGALAVPDTNKPPSRTSSRRSPGQLQL